Proteins from a genomic interval of Rhodococcoides fascians A25f:
- a CDS encoding universal stress protein, producing MARRSVLAPDRLPIDIEAVGGPTIATLVDQSSGASMLVVGTRGNGDYFAELLGSVSTAVAARAHCPVVIVPRSVSAESERDSVVVGVDGSTGGQQALRSAFEEASLRRITLVAVHVTTEDSTGRGVLADSLAGWDEEYPQVVVERTVLHGNVVESILELSPRAQAVVIGGSRHGGASGRLLGSTVRSLAHRVDCPLIIARG from the coding sequence GTGGCGCGACGCTCGGTCCTGGCACCGGACAGATTGCCGATCGACATCGAGGCGGTCGGCGGTCCCACCATTGCGACCCTGGTCGATCAGTCCTCGGGTGCATCGATGCTCGTGGTGGGGACGCGCGGTAACGGGGACTACTTCGCGGAGCTGCTCGGCTCGGTGAGCACGGCAGTTGCTGCGCGGGCCCACTGCCCGGTGGTCATCGTGCCGAGAAGCGTCTCAGCCGAATCGGAACGGGACTCGGTGGTGGTGGGCGTCGACGGTTCGACCGGTGGTCAGCAGGCTCTCCGGTCGGCATTCGAGGAGGCCTCACTTCGCCGAATCACTCTCGTCGCCGTGCACGTCACGACGGAGGACTCGACAGGGCGCGGCGTTCTGGCGGACAGTCTCGCGGGCTGGGACGAAGAATATCCGCAAGTGGTAGTGGAGCGAACAGTGTTGCACGGGAACGTGGTCGAGAGCATTCTCGAACTTTCCCCACGTGCACAGGCCGTCGTGATCGGCGGCAGCCGACACGGTGGAGCCAGCGGTCGCTTGCTCGGCTCCACCGTCCGGTCACTGGCTCACCGCGTCGACTGTCCGCTGATCATCGCCCGCGGATAG
- a CDS encoding universal stress protein, protein MNIAHTTGPVVVGIDGSTAALDAVRFAVQEARGRGTSLRLVHVIQPHLQRETVFGAPDVDGDYARTVLDQAAIVAKTSDATVSVESVVLQGKPESVMLSEAASSCLTVLGLTTENPLAAWVLGSMVRTVVECSAHPVAIVRHFDPEWRGAVVAALGDAEVPVTDVVVAQAFQEAAMRGASVLAVHTQAVTSILASAIGGPVDHLHPESAMDVRLEPFGAEYPSVRVASVYAEADSGSELVAVSETAQLLVVGHERDRVPGSALTTVLRRAECPVLVVPHA, encoded by the coding sequence ATGAACATTGCACACACCACCGGACCCGTTGTGGTCGGAATCGACGGATCGACGGCGGCGCTCGATGCAGTCCGGTTCGCAGTCCAGGAGGCCAGGGGCCGTGGAACGTCCTTGCGATTGGTGCATGTGATCCAACCGCATCTGCAGCGCGAAACGGTGTTCGGTGCGCCCGATGTGGACGGCGACTATGCCCGCACCGTGTTGGACCAGGCGGCGATCGTAGCGAAGACGAGCGACGCCACTGTGAGTGTGGAATCTGTCGTGCTGCAGGGTAAGCCGGAATCGGTAATGCTGTCCGAAGCGGCATCGTCATGTCTGACGGTACTGGGTCTCACCACCGAGAACCCTCTTGCTGCTTGGGTTCTCGGATCCATGGTTCGCACGGTGGTCGAATGCTCGGCACATCCCGTGGCGATCGTCCGTCACTTCGACCCCGAGTGGCGGGGTGCGGTCGTTGCCGCACTGGGTGACGCTGAGGTGCCGGTGACGGACGTCGTTGTGGCACAGGCCTTCCAAGAAGCCGCGATGCGAGGGGCCAGCGTGTTGGCCGTGCACACCCAGGCGGTGACGTCGATTCTGGCCAGCGCCATCGGCGGTCCGGTCGACCACTTGCATCCGGAGTCGGCGATGGACGTCAGGTTGGAACCCTTCGGTGCGGAATATCCTTCGGTGCGCGTGGCGTCGGTCTACGCCGAAGCCGACTCCGGATCGGAATTGGTCGCGGTGTCCGAGACTGCACAGTTACTGGTGGTGGGACACGAGCGTGATCGCGTGCCGGGCAGCGCATTGACGACTGTCCTCCGCCGCGCCGAGTGCCCTGTGCTCGTCGTTCCTCACGCATGA
- a CDS encoding sensor histidine kinase, producing MVDRHPDSGSFLPQLRLGELLNEVQARIGRIADARAQADGLLDAMLVITSGLDLEVTLRSIVESAAKLVDARYGALGVRGYGKGLSAFINYGMDEDTRIAIGPLPTGRGVLGLLIEQPTVIRLDDLTAHPASVGFPPNHPPMKTFLGVPIRVRDEIFGNLYLTEKKGGKQFTEDDEVVTQALASAAAIAIENSRLYEDSRVRQAWMEATRDIGTELLAGTDIDEVLQMVSRKALHLTDSDAAFIAVPEDTDQPFEEVTQLVVTISEGLRADAIAGAIIPIAGSSSGVAFRRRAALRKERLEYRARELGTGFGPALISPLGVAEGVSGVLVVLRTEGREPFDDSQLDLISNFANQAALVMQRADASRRMHELEVLSDRDRIARDLHDHVIQRIFAAGLALQSTLQRTESEDVRQRLSRTIDDLQDTVQDIRTTIFDLQSTSHSATRLRQRVNAAVLELTENVPVRAVVRMFGPLSVIDSKLADHAVAVVRETVSNVVHHARGDTVTVTLSVGDDMQIIVSDNGIGMPEDTTASGLSNLGARAVECGGSMNIGPGPSGSGTEVTWSVPLP from the coding sequence ATGGTTGATCGCCACCCGGATTCCGGATCGTTCTTGCCGCAACTGCGACTCGGGGAGCTGCTGAACGAGGTTCAGGCCCGCATCGGGCGGATCGCCGATGCCCGCGCTCAGGCCGACGGACTGCTCGACGCCATGCTCGTCATCACCTCGGGTCTCGATCTGGAAGTGACGTTGCGGTCGATCGTGGAATCGGCCGCCAAGCTGGTCGACGCGCGGTACGGTGCCCTCGGTGTCCGGGGTTACGGAAAAGGGCTGAGCGCCTTCATCAATTACGGCATGGACGAGGACACCCGTATCGCCATAGGTCCCTTACCCACCGGACGTGGTGTTCTCGGACTGCTGATCGAGCAGCCGACAGTGATACGCCTGGACGACCTCACAGCGCACCCGGCGTCGGTGGGGTTCCCGCCGAATCACCCGCCGATGAAAACCTTTCTCGGCGTACCGATTCGGGTTCGCGACGAGATCTTCGGAAATCTGTACCTCACCGAGAAGAAGGGCGGCAAGCAGTTCACCGAGGACGACGAGGTGGTCACCCAGGCGCTGGCATCGGCCGCCGCGATCGCGATCGAGAACTCGCGACTGTACGAGGACTCGCGTGTACGCCAAGCGTGGATGGAAGCAACCAGGGACATCGGAACCGAGCTCCTTGCCGGCACGGACATCGACGAAGTGCTGCAGATGGTGTCGCGAAAGGCATTGCACCTGACCGATTCGGACGCTGCGTTCATCGCGGTTCCCGAGGACACCGACCAACCGTTCGAGGAGGTCACGCAACTCGTCGTCACGATCAGCGAGGGGCTAAGGGCCGATGCAATCGCCGGGGCGATCATTCCGATCGCGGGTTCGAGCTCGGGGGTGGCTTTTCGGCGTCGCGCAGCACTGCGGAAGGAACGACTGGAATACCGGGCGAGGGAACTGGGCACCGGGTTCGGGCCTGCACTGATTTCACCGTTGGGCGTCGCCGAGGGCGTCAGTGGTGTGCTTGTGGTCCTCCGCACCGAAGGTCGAGAACCGTTCGACGATTCCCAGCTCGATTTGATCTCCAACTTCGCCAATCAAGCTGCACTGGTGATGCAGCGCGCCGACGCCAGCCGTCGCATGCACGAACTCGAGGTCTTGTCCGACCGAGACCGCATCGCCCGTGACCTGCACGACCATGTGATTCAGCGAATCTTCGCGGCCGGATTGGCGCTGCAGAGCACGCTGCAACGCACCGAGTCCGAGGACGTTCGGCAGCGCCTGTCTCGTACCATCGACGACCTACAGGACACTGTGCAGGACATCCGGACGACGATCTTCGACCTGCAGAGTACGTCCCACTCGGCGACGCGTCTGCGCCAACGCGTCAACGCGGCGGTACTCGAACTCACGGAGAACGTCCCGGTCCGCGCCGTGGTGCGCATGTTCGGCCCGCTGTCGGTCATCGACTCCAAACTCGCCGATCACGCTGTCGCGGTTGTCCGCGAGACGGTCAGCAACGTCGTTCATCACGCTCGGGGCGACACTGTGACCGTTACCTTGTCGGTGGGCGACGACATGCAGATCATCGTGTCGGACAACGGGATCGGAATGCCCGAGGACACCACCGCCAGCGGACTGTCCAACCTCGGTGCCCGTGCCGTCGAGTGCGGTGGGTCGATGAACATCGGCCCCGGCCCTTCCGGCAGCGGCACCGAGGTGACCTGGTCGGTACCGCTGCCCTGA
- a CDS encoding response regulator, which produces MVTVFLVDDHEIVRRGLIDLIDSDPDLEVIGEAGSCAQALARIPALQPDVAVLDVRLPDGNGIELCRELLDRLPDLKTMMLTSFTEDQAMLDAILAGASGYVVKDITGMELTRAIKDVGSGRSLLDNRAAAALMDKLRSGTATPGPIDHLTSQERTLLDLLGEGLTNRQIAARMFLAEKTVKNYVSRLLAKLGMERRTQAAVYASKLAEAEPEAGKPPWSQDG; this is translated from the coding sequence GTGGTGACGGTGTTCTTGGTGGACGATCATGAGATCGTGCGGCGCGGTCTGATCGACCTCATCGACTCCGATCCCGATCTCGAGGTCATCGGTGAGGCAGGTAGCTGCGCACAGGCACTGGCCCGTATCCCGGCCTTGCAGCCGGACGTTGCGGTGCTCGACGTCCGACTGCCCGACGGCAACGGCATCGAACTCTGCCGTGAATTGCTCGATCGCCTGCCCGACCTCAAGACCATGATGTTGACCTCGTTCACCGAGGACCAGGCCATGCTCGACGCGATACTCGCAGGCGCGAGCGGCTATGTCGTCAAGGACATCACAGGGATGGAACTCACCCGAGCGATCAAGGACGTCGGTTCCGGTCGGTCGCTGCTCGACAATCGCGCGGCCGCGGCGTTGATGGACAAACTGCGGTCCGGGACGGCGACCCCCGGACCGATCGACCACTTGACCAGCCAGGAGCGCACCTTGCTGGATCTGCTGGGTGAGGGCCTGACCAACCGGCAGATTGCCGCTCGGATGTTCTTGGCGGAGAAGACGGTGAAGAACTATGTGTCCCGGCTGCTCGCCAAGCTCGGGATGGAGCGGCGCACTCAAGCTGCGGTGTATGCGTCGAAACTTGCCGAGGCCGAGCCGGAAGCCGGGAAGCCCCCGTGGTCTCAGGATGGTTGA
- a CDS encoding universal stress protein, whose amino-acid sequence MELSDTTTEEVAPMGSHPTVVGVDGSAAALDAVRWAVAYARFHSSDLLLVSAISLPRALTGVGILPDSVVEQSRSEIREILDEAAALAVRDSATHGAITVDTVSAEDSAATTLLELSKNSRMIVVATRGLGGTEQRSLGSIGFALTTHARCPVTVVRGWSAGNVDHATLPVVVGVDGTEASAAALALAFEEADVRSVPLTAVHSWSDADLSVGYPIRGLDWPANRPAAAGQLARILEPNTHRHPSVSVHTVVAKDRPVHAVLDHAQGAQLVVMGSHGRGGYGEMMLGSTSRSVLAHARCPVAVVPSPARRLSRIGGRADPDPG is encoded by the coding sequence ATGGAACTGTCCGACACCACGACCGAGGAGGTCGCTCCGATGGGTTCACACCCGACTGTCGTCGGAGTCGACGGCTCAGCTGCAGCCTTGGACGCCGTGCGGTGGGCTGTTGCCTACGCCCGATTCCATAGTTCCGATCTGCTTCTCGTATCGGCGATCTCGCTGCCCAGAGCGCTTACCGGCGTGGGCATTCTCCCCGACAGCGTTGTCGAACAGTCGAGATCGGAGATCAGGGAAATCCTGGACGAAGCAGCGGCGCTCGCGGTCCGCGACAGTGCCACACACGGTGCGATCACCGTCGACACCGTGTCGGCCGAGGATTCGGCAGCGACCACCCTGCTCGAACTGTCGAAGAACTCGCGCATGATCGTGGTTGCCACCAGGGGCCTCGGCGGCACCGAGCAGAGATCACTCGGGTCCATCGGCTTTGCCCTCACCACCCATGCTCGGTGCCCGGTCACGGTAGTGCGCGGCTGGTCAGCGGGTAACGTCGATCACGCGACCCTTCCGGTCGTCGTCGGTGTGGATGGAACCGAGGCGAGCGCGGCAGCACTGGCGCTGGCGTTCGAAGAGGCCGATGTTCGGTCGGTACCGCTGACCGCTGTGCACTCTTGGTCCGACGCGGATCTCTCGGTCGGCTATCCGATTCGAGGGTTGGACTGGCCGGCCAATCGGCCCGCCGCCGCAGGCCAGCTGGCGCGGATACTCGAGCCGAACACCCACCGCCATCCATCGGTGTCGGTGCACACCGTGGTAGCCAAGGATCGTCCGGTGCATGCGGTCCTCGATCACGCGCAGGGCGCGCAATTGGTGGTGATGGGCAGCCACGGGCGCGGCGGCTACGGAGAGATGATGCTCGGCTCGACCAGTCGATCGGTCCTGGCGCACGCTCGTTGCCCGGTCGCCGTCGTCCCATCGCCCGCTCGCCGTCTCTCGCGGATCGGCGGGCGCGCCGATCCTGACCCCGGGTGA
- a CDS encoding ATP-binding cassette domain-containing protein, with protein MMKATATTTSAGKIEVRALSKFYGDKLVIDDLSFVVEPGTVTGFLGPNGSGKSTTMRLIVGLDHPSSGTASIGGVEYAQLHRPLLTVGTLLDSEAVHPGRSAYKYLLYLAQTQRIPTSRIYSYRGLENMVGCNITSKTGIDPRFQTPAVGDSVNLHPKSPPLTVTLVDEPNSFVLLGAESGSADRALWSFHLHPLPGGRTRLIERGRYSHAASLKSSLVLGRYFVEPVGFVMSRKMLRTIAANAAHRRNPRP; from the coding sequence ATGATGAAAGCAACGGCAACAACCACATCGGCCGGAAAAATCGAAGTGCGGGCACTGAGCAAGTTCTACGGCGACAAGCTCGTCATCGACGACCTGTCGTTCGTCGTCGAACCCGGCACTGTCACAGGATTTCTGGGCCCCAACGGATCAGGCAAGTCCACCACGATGAGGTTGATCGTCGGCCTGGATCACCCCAGCAGTGGCACTGCATCGATCGGCGGCGTCGAGTATGCGCAGCTGCACCGCCCACTGCTGACGGTCGGCACCCTGTTGGATTCCGAGGCAGTTCACCCGGGCCGGTCGGCATACAAGTATTTGCTGTATCTAGCTCAGACACAACGTATTCCGACGTCACGTATCTACAGCTATCGCGGGCTGGAGAACATGGTCGGCTGCAACATCACTTCGAAGACAGGGATCGACCCTCGGTTCCAGACACCGGCCGTCGGTGACTCCGTCAATCTGCATCCGAAATCACCACCTCTCACGGTGACTCTGGTCGACGAACCGAACAGTTTCGTACTGCTGGGCGCAGAATCCGGCTCGGCCGACCGTGCACTGTGGTCGTTCCATCTACACCCCTTGCCCGGTGGCCGAACCCGACTTATCGAGCGCGGAAGGTACTCGCACGCAGCATCGTTGAAGAGCAGCCTGGTGCTCGGCCGCTACTTCGTCGAACCCGTCGGATTCGTCATGAGCAGAAAGATGCTGCGCACCATTGCAGCGAATGCGGCGCACCGGCGCAACCCCCGGCCGTGA